A single window of Pirellulales bacterium DNA harbors:
- a CDS encoding PKD domain-containing protein: protein MRTSLKKPCCLLCLFFMPWTTADTASAAATNPPLVFIVLIDVSGSMRYPFPAPVQPVLSDTSKLDDVKRRLTLLADHLPAGTRILVKTFDHQLIDVVDLQVTDAAARERLKRAFAAIKSREGSTYLWRSADHVLKLAQQLAEAESQDLPGRVRVLLLTDGEDTEKAPKLNHATLVAKYRHVLESVVTVDWITLGYDVKADVKATLEGAGVRFTKALTAEEVLPLRAGFRLSAMSVQVGEPVKLVDQSIGILAERNIDWGDGTGSKPGDRPIHRYTRPGRYVVRYQVKQPGKSSAKPRTSEARATLIVTAPTPPVAKFRFSTTAPRLGETVALINESSASAVRFEWRWGAGSVSSDRHPTFALSQFGDYLVTLTVWDQSGQSSRVTQKLSVVRPEKPVVAFEFTASVGPDDEITLVDTSSGLVDGEGEWYLDGKLLGSGRTWKLTAPLPGQHAVRRVITGPGGTAELERPLIVAAWQPPQAGFTVGNPAPFVGDVIVITDISKGSVSEVAFAVAGDAEPMHLTLAPTAAKRWFELPCQRVGKVTIRQTVRGPGGQDEYETTLEVAARSVQPRAIFEVDRTPGRGLTNVGFRSRCTGTIAKLIFDPGDGSPAQEFSGARDFSYRYRPGQWTPRIEVHGPAGENLVPAAWQGPTLDIAPPTPDWVYRLAWQLPLGALVLTTVGIGAWKRRARTFDRRRALLCGNLVVSRGPRHRDVQCFEFPGTSAEEEVEVEPGTRIKLTAIAEQALVNYRLELSQQDRPVLQTELEEGLEVLLEPYRVTYTA, encoded by the coding sequence ATGCGGACATCTCTCAAGAAGCCGTGCTGTTTGTTGTGTCTATTTTTTATGCCCTGGACGACCGCCGACACGGCCAGTGCCGCGGCGACGAATCCGCCACTGGTGTTCATCGTGCTGATCGACGTCAGCGGGTCGATGCGCTACCCGTTTCCCGCCCCGGTGCAACCGGTGCTGTCGGACACAAGCAAGCTCGACGATGTGAAACGCCGGCTTACGTTGTTGGCCGATCACTTGCCCGCAGGCACGCGGATCCTCGTCAAGACATTCGATCATCAGTTGATCGACGTCGTCGACCTCCAGGTTACTGACGCCGCCGCTCGCGAGCGGCTGAAGCGGGCGTTTGCGGCGATCAAGTCCCGTGAGGGCTCGACCTATCTATGGCGCTCGGCCGATCACGTCTTGAAACTCGCCCAACAACTGGCCGAAGCCGAGTCACAAGACTTGCCCGGCCGGGTGCGCGTACTCCTGCTGACTGACGGCGAAGACACGGAGAAGGCCCCCAAACTGAATCATGCGACGCTCGTGGCGAAGTACCGGCATGTGCTGGAGTCGGTGGTCACGGTCGATTGGATCACACTGGGCTACGACGTGAAGGCCGATGTCAAAGCAACCCTCGAAGGGGCAGGGGTCCGATTTACCAAGGCCTTGACGGCCGAAGAAGTCTTGCCTCTGCGGGCCGGATTTCGGCTGTCGGCCATGTCGGTGCAGGTCGGGGAGCCCGTCAAGCTAGTCGACCAAAGCATCGGCATCCTGGCGGAGCGCAACATCGACTGGGGAGATGGCACGGGCAGTAAGCCTGGCGATCGACCGATCCATCGCTACACGCGGCCAGGAAGGTACGTCGTGCGATACCAGGTCAAGCAACCGGGCAAGTCGTCGGCCAAGCCACGAACGAGTGAAGCCCGCGCGACGTTGATCGTGACCGCGCCGACGCCGCCGGTGGCGAAGTTTCGCTTCTCGACCACCGCGCCCCGGCTCGGGGAGACGGTAGCGCTCATTAACGAGTCGAGCGCATCGGCGGTGCGGTTCGAATGGCGCTGGGGCGCTGGCTCCGTGTCGAGCGATCGGCACCCGACATTTGCACTGTCGCAGTTCGGTGACTACCTCGTCACGTTGACGGTGTGGGACCAGAGCGGCCAGTCGAGCCGCGTCACGCAGAAACTTTCCGTCGTGCGCCCCGAGAAGCCGGTGGTCGCTTTCGAGTTTACGGCGAGTGTCGGTCCTGATGACGAAATCACGCTGGTCGACACATCATCGGGCCTCGTCGACGGCGAGGGGGAGTGGTATCTGGACGGAAAATTGCTTGGCTCGGGTCGAACCTGGAAGTTGACGGCGCCGCTGCCGGGACAACATGCGGTCCGCCGTGTCATCACGGGCCCCGGCGGAACAGCCGAATTGGAGCGTCCGCTGATCGTGGCTGCCTGGCAACCTCCCCAGGCAGGTTTCACGGTGGGGAATCCTGCGCCGTTTGTCGGCGATGTCATCGTGATTACCGACATTTCGAAGGGGTCGGTATCGGAGGTGGCGTTTGCCGTTGCCGGAGACGCCGAGCCGATGCATCTGACGCTCGCGCCTACGGCCGCAAAGCGGTGGTTTGAGCTGCCTTGCCAGCGCGTCGGCAAGGTCACGATCCGGCAAACGGTACGGGGGCCCGGCGGTCAGGACGAGTACGAAACGACCCTTGAGGTTGCTGCCCGCTCGGTGCAGCCGCGCGCCATTTTTGAGGTGGACCGTACCCCCGGTCGGGGCTTGACCAACGTAGGCTTCCGCAGCCGCTGCACCGGCACGATTGCCAAGCTGATTTTTGATCCGGGAGATGGCTCGCCAGCGCAGGAGTTTTCCGGCGCGCGTGACTTCAGTTATCGCTATCGCCCGGGCCAGTGGACCCCACGAATCGAGGTGCACGGACCCGCGGGTGAAAACCTTGTGCCCGCTGCTTGGCAGGGCCCGACGCTCGACATTGCCCCGCCGACACCGGATTGGGTGTATCGGCTGGCTTGGCAGTTGCCGCTGGGGGCGCTGGTGCTGACGACCGTCGGCATCGGAGCCTGGAAGCGGCGTGCCAGGACGTTCGATCGACGGCGGGCGCTGTTGTGCGGAAACCTGGTGGTCAGCCGAGGGCCCCGACACCGCGATGTTCAGTGCTTCGAGTTTCCCGGCACATCGGCCGAAGAGGAGGTCGAAGTGGAACCCGGCACCCGCATCAAGCTTACAGCGATCGCCGAGCAGGCACTCGTGAACTACCGGCTGGAACTGAGCCAACAAGATCGGCCGGTTCTGCAAACGGAACTCGAAGAAGGGCTGGAAGTCTTGTTAGAGCCCTACCGAGTGACCTACACGGCCTGA
- the avd gene encoding diversity-generating retroelement protein Avd produces the protein MKPDAELPIVRFTHEFIVCLIPLVGKFPRDLRFTLGERIERQALLILELLIRARYQRERSELLEQTNIELEVLRYLVRTAHDLRALPTKAFGRIAGQLLELGQQLGGWRKSLASRPTR, from the coding sequence ATGAAGCCCGATGCCGAGTTGCCGATCGTGCGGTTTACCCACGAGTTCATCGTCTGCCTGATTCCCTTGGTCGGCAAGTTCCCCCGCGACCTTCGGTTCACCCTCGGCGAACGGATCGAACGCCAGGCGCTTTTGATTCTCGAGCTGTTGATTCGGGCCCGTTACCAGCGCGAGCGATCCGAGCTGCTCGAACAAACCAATATCGAACTGGAAGTGCTGCGCTATCTGGTTCGCACGGCCCATGACCTCCGGGCCTTGCCCACCAAGGCATTCGGCCGCATTGCCGGCCAACTGCTTGAGCTTGGCCAACAACTGGGCGGCTGGCGCAAATCGCTCGCGTCGCGTCCCACGAGGTAG
- a CDS encoding SUMF1/EgtB/PvdO family nonheme iron enzyme: protein MQRQPHYIADQRLRILHPKDGVPRLADLDVPRRGDADQGARGGGRRSGNSPPAAFSGAWQPADRGRWVAGQLAAADHIYRALPDAPAANPPGRRQEPEARRRRPAPAERPRTLAPAPGGLREVVLSEAGEGKSTTLEYLVTWTCAHRPAGCAFLVRADELPASAEKLLDTLVDKVLSGNNSVSHLSPKNRQARHADVRGQLARLAMRGELLLAFDGIDHASDKQLKVLGAILNHRDTTFATCRIILGSRPYRIREHFETLFGHQDFAPGWQFLWLEPFDEPQQRLYLGKDSAGRDRYDNVPVEAQPLLAVPRVLYYLSLLDDAEFAGLSTPSDVFWKATRKMLADGLANSTRTKQVKLEDVQMLLAAIAFTMVADGAEPNFRAVDAHAHAMKELAAAVIRRQQAHYQELKLRVQRTPAWWDRSLKQLAALNTVVQFGFLEQNAPSGIQFRDRGLQEFYAGLWMSLYAPAADAQRLWGLVYLPQDDSTGDYYWMWRYAAEIPAEARPPAKTKLNPWVRSLGVVYRPGDGTAAGTKRSCEIIYRSWEPMQAYAIAGDKSANDVIEDWQSEFEDVLLNSNWSRFEKLHGHDWGSPSKGKKTTRQDVVWSWAAATSRAHQFKNCFIKVPAGRFRMGSRKGDEERYDDEPNGIELSVGAFQLSRFPTLIAWYHLFDPRHDDPWLEDVGPEGPATEVDWYDAWVFCQWARWDGESCRLADEVEWEYAAKAGTDWRWRRWWGDEADASRMTFKSGEPTSLEPAVAAGKHAHDNPWGFRDILGNVYEWTSSWYEYDALRAMEPSFVGDSRVLRGGSWNDFAGYCRSAYRYWLMPDLRYFMGFRVART, encoded by the coding sequence ATGCAGCGACAACCGCACTACATCGCCGACCAGCGTCTCCGGATCCTGCACCCCAAAGACGGCGTGCCGAGGCTGGCCGATCTCGATGTCCCCCGGCGGGGCGATGCGGACCAGGGGGCGCGGGGTGGCGGGCGTCGTTCGGGCAATTCCCCCCCTGCGGCGTTTAGTGGGGCCTGGCAGCCGGCCGATCGGGGCCGGTGGGTCGCCGGCCAACTGGCCGCGGCTGACCATATATATAGGGCGCTGCCTGATGCCCCCGCGGCCAATCCCCCCGGCCGGCGTCAAGAACCCGAGGCCCGCCGACGCCGTCCCGCTCCCGCCGAACGGCCGAGAACCCTCGCCCCCGCTCCCGGCGGGCTGCGCGAGGTCGTCCTGTCCGAGGCCGGTGAGGGGAAGTCGACCACGCTCGAGTACCTCGTCACCTGGACCTGTGCGCATCGTCCGGCCGGCTGTGCCTTTCTCGTTCGGGCCGACGAGCTGCCCGCCTCGGCCGAAAAGTTGCTCGACACGCTCGTCGACAAGGTCCTCTCGGGCAACAACTCGGTCTCCCATCTGTCGCCGAAGAACCGGCAGGCGCGACACGCCGATGTGCGCGGGCAGCTTGCCCGGCTGGCGATGCGGGGAGAGTTGCTGTTGGCGTTCGACGGTATCGACCATGCCAGCGATAAGCAGCTCAAGGTGCTCGGCGCAATCCTCAACCACCGCGACACGACGTTTGCCACGTGTCGGATCATTCTGGGTAGTCGCCCCTATCGGATTCGCGAGCACTTCGAGACGCTGTTCGGCCACCAAGACTTCGCGCCGGGCTGGCAGTTCTTGTGGCTCGAGCCGTTCGACGAACCGCAGCAGCGGCTTTACCTGGGCAAGGACAGCGCAGGCCGTGATCGCTACGACAATGTCCCGGTCGAGGCCCAACCGCTGTTGGCCGTGCCGCGGGTGCTCTATTACCTGAGCCTGCTGGATGACGCCGAGTTCGCCGGCCTCAGCACCCCCAGCGACGTCTTCTGGAAGGCAACGCGCAAGATGCTGGCCGATGGCCTGGCCAACAGCACGCGGACCAAACAGGTCAAGCTCGAAGACGTGCAGATGCTGCTGGCGGCGATTGCCTTCACGATGGTGGCCGACGGCGCCGAACCGAACTTCCGGGCCGTTGACGCCCACGCCCATGCGATGAAGGAGCTGGCGGCCGCCGTGATCCGCCGGCAACAGGCACACTACCAGGAGCTGAAGCTCCGCGTGCAGCGCACGCCCGCCTGGTGGGATCGGTCGCTCAAGCAGCTCGCGGCCCTCAACACGGTCGTGCAGTTTGGTTTCCTCGAACAGAACGCACCCAGTGGGATTCAGTTTCGCGATCGGGGCTTGCAGGAGTTTTATGCGGGCCTGTGGATGTCGCTCTATGCGCCGGCGGCCGATGCCCAGCGGCTGTGGGGCCTGGTGTACCTCCCGCAGGACGATTCGACGGGCGACTACTACTGGATGTGGCGCTATGCGGCCGAGATACCAGCCGAGGCGCGACCGCCGGCGAAGACGAAGCTGAATCCCTGGGTTCGTTCGCTGGGCGTGGTCTATCGCCCCGGCGACGGGACGGCCGCCGGAACCAAGCGGAGCTGTGAAATCATCTACCGCTCTTGGGAGCCAATGCAGGCATATGCCATCGCGGGCGACAAGTCGGCGAACGATGTAATCGAAGACTGGCAGAGCGAGTTCGAGGATGTCCTGCTCAACAGCAACTGGTCGCGGTTCGAGAAACTTCACGGCCACGACTGGGGCAGCCCCTCGAAAGGCAAGAAGACCACGCGTCAGGACGTCGTCTGGTCGTGGGCGGCGGCAACAAGCCGGGCCCACCAGTTCAAGAATTGCTTCATCAAGGTCCCCGCGGGCCGCTTTCGGATGGGATCGCGAAAGGGCGATGAAGAGCGATACGACGACGAACCAAACGGCATCGAGTTGAGCGTCGGCGCGTTTCAGCTCAGCCGCTTCCCGACGCTGATCGCCTGGTACCACCTGTTCGACCCCCGGCATGACGATCCCTGGCTTGAGGACGTTGGTCCGGAGGGGCCAGCCACCGAGGTCGATTGGTACGATGCTTGGGTGTTTTGCCAGTGGGCTCGATGGGACGGCGAGAGCTGCCGGCTCGCGGACGAAGTCGAGTGGGAATACGCCGCCAAGGCAGGCACGGATTGGCGCTGGCGCCGTTGGTGGGGTGACGAGGCGGACGCAAGCCGCATGACGTTTAAATCAGGCGAACCCACGTCGCTGGAACCCGCCGTCGCTGCGGGCAAGCACGCACACGACAATCCCTGGGGGTTTCGCGACATCTTGGGCAACGTCTATGAGTGGACGTCCTCGTGGTACGAATACGATGCATTGCGCGCCATGGAGCCCAGCTTTGTCGGCGATTCCCGCGTGCTCCGCGGCGGTTCTTGGAACGACTTCGCCGGGTACTGCCGATCCGCCTACCGGTACTGGCTCATGCCCGACCTCCGCTACTTCATGGGGTTCCGTGTTGCCAGGACTTAG
- a CDS encoding tubulin-like doman-containing protein: MSSAETNHRHDPVSYGHAAIREQVIEALQSPPTLAPLPRRKRGRRFARKLLIFLGGAAIKTGSRLKRLMQSLKADSHFEFLAIDTDESSQAGAEGCPGFDDDEFVHINLREIGKIVRNPDTHRAILERMGLADPQQLAFFESMIHDDNDQAGQVRAACDLGVSAAWHLISSAIKRKLAILNSTSYRLEQQLGTEDGNDLKDGLEAWIMFSDCGGSGSGAAPNALALTRALTSHLPTSIKAIVLAPSTFERVMVGKPDQFNRLKSNGYVTLQELHALREGFGSRVNLKLGPDERSQIPVPAGLFNELFIVGRYQANGRELPSAEAVYDSLALGVAAELGTELVDLIALDDSNQATLRELMPDPATGQARYVSTLGATALAFSADRCAQFCAATNLDGFVQRRVLGAQPTAEAAEQSASAWFTRPLPDDALALDPRALTATLRRLVLPNAQHLVRPLFKLVQGSQRLYYRNGEIPDRMHQLLQQFERVQLPALEARVAEFQEVLLKEVGDSLQAQFEQLVVATGHRTAAAFGARLIELLTEDAARLTAEAADDEQRGKRAVVKAKESALKFSTIWRRYWTSGRQQDAVAAHLLDGLSASVDASLKRAAHSVLQDVLTKASQCQDRIVRVLQEIPRCRQNLAVTQQQYRAEQRLTTDSLVEVDISTVKSDAALFARFRLEDDALLARLEARLQKSSRSTLRALAIQPEALEVAMRQVADHFGAAFRNVTAVDLLAGQLADAESQHGALVRIQHVVQACQPLWQADPRNIGVRFADTMIIGIPPGEVPAERERVKAALLTAATSRIHANGQYTGKADAVATSDPHRIYVLRRTHGACLHYLSEVHEGHAAYEEWQRMGGHPLHLFAPEIVANMPSIIPQQRVDDGELAFALGVAYGWIANRGPWWYANLAADALGSNRLVCRLNSHWDGVAFQGQQPTVENGALQTLLGTGRLVYEARDDMVATDRLAQGMENAARAVMQDPQMIELILNTFDELRAAAGDVKVAEEVAGYVASLRKRMRSSDKNFDLVMRMSDTLQRRVGELCRD, encoded by the coding sequence ATGTCGTCTGCCGAAACGAATCACCGTCACGACCCTGTCAGCTACGGCCATGCGGCCATCCGCGAGCAGGTGATTGAAGCCCTGCAATCGCCCCCCACCCTGGCGCCGTTGCCGCGCCGCAAACGCGGCCGCAGGTTCGCCCGCAAACTGCTGATCTTCCTGGGCGGCGCCGCGATCAAGACGGGCAGTCGCCTCAAGCGACTGATGCAATCCCTCAAGGCCGATTCCCACTTCGAGTTTCTCGCCATCGACACAGACGAGTCGAGCCAGGCGGGAGCCGAGGGCTGCCCGGGATTCGATGACGACGAATTCGTGCACATCAACTTGCGCGAGATCGGTAAGATCGTCCGCAATCCCGACACGCATCGCGCTATCTTGGAGCGGATGGGTCTGGCGGACCCCCAGCAGCTGGCCTTCTTCGAGTCGATGATCCATGACGACAACGACCAGGCCGGTCAGGTGCGAGCCGCGTGCGACCTGGGCGTCTCGGCAGCCTGGCATCTCATCTCCAGCGCCATCAAGCGCAAACTCGCGATCCTCAATAGCACGTCCTACCGTCTCGAGCAGCAATTAGGCACCGAGGACGGGAACGACCTGAAGGACGGTCTGGAGGCCTGGATCATGTTCTCCGACTGCGGCGGCTCCGGGTCGGGCGCGGCGCCAAACGCGCTGGCGTTGACGCGAGCGTTGACGAGCCATTTGCCGACGTCAATCAAGGCGATTGTCCTCGCGCCGAGCACATTTGAGCGCGTCATGGTGGGCAAGCCGGATCAGTTCAATCGCTTGAAATCGAATGGCTACGTCACGCTCCAGGAGTTGCACGCCCTTCGCGAGGGTTTTGGCAGTCGGGTCAACCTGAAACTGGGGCCGGACGAACGGAGCCAGATCCCTGTGCCGGCAGGCTTGTTCAACGAGCTGTTCATTGTCGGTCGCTATCAGGCCAATGGGCGAGAATTGCCGTCGGCCGAGGCGGTGTACGATTCGCTCGCGCTGGGCGTCGCGGCCGAACTGGGCACCGAACTGGTGGACCTCATCGCGTTGGATGATTCGAATCAGGCCACGCTCCGCGAACTGATGCCTGACCCGGCCACCGGCCAGGCGCGTTACGTTAGTACGCTCGGCGCCACGGCCCTGGCCTTCTCGGCTGATCGTTGTGCCCAATTCTGTGCCGCGACCAACCTCGATGGCTTCGTGCAGCGGCGCGTCTTGGGTGCGCAGCCGACGGCTGAAGCCGCCGAGCAATCGGCCAGCGCCTGGTTCACTCGGCCGCTGCCTGATGATGCCTTGGCGCTGGACCCCCGCGCCTTGACGGCGACCCTCCGACGTCTGGTGTTGCCAAACGCGCAGCACCTCGTTCGTCCCCTGTTCAAGCTCGTACAGGGCTCGCAGCGGCTGTACTACCGCAACGGCGAAATCCCCGACCGGATGCACCAGCTCCTGCAGCAATTCGAACGCGTGCAACTGCCAGCCTTGGAGGCCCGCGTCGCCGAGTTCCAGGAGGTGCTACTGAAAGAGGTTGGCGACTCGCTGCAAGCACAGTTCGAGCAGCTGGTGGTTGCCACCGGGCATCGCACGGCGGCAGCCTTTGGTGCGCGGTTGATCGAACTGCTGACCGAGGACGCGGCGCGGCTCACGGCGGAGGCGGCCGATGACGAACAGCGGGGCAAACGCGCTGTGGTTAAGGCCAAGGAGTCGGCCCTCAAGTTCTCAACAATCTGGCGGCGATATTGGACCAGCGGCCGCCAGCAGGACGCGGTCGCTGCGCATTTGCTCGACGGTTTGTCCGCGTCGGTCGATGCTTCGTTGAAGCGGGCGGCGCACAGCGTGCTCCAGGACGTGCTGACGAAAGCGTCGCAATGCCAGGATCGGATCGTTCGCGTGCTCCAGGAAATCCCGCGCTGTCGGCAGAACTTGGCCGTGACTCAACAGCAGTACCGCGCGGAACAGCGGCTCACAACCGACTCGCTCGTCGAGGTTGACATCTCGACGGTGAAGTCGGATGCAGCCTTGTTCGCCCGGTTCCGCCTGGAAGATGACGCCCTGTTAGCCCGACTCGAAGCGCGGCTACAGAAGTCGTCACGCAGCACCCTACGTGCCTTGGCGATTCAACCCGAGGCTCTCGAAGTGGCGATGCGCCAAGTGGCCGACCATTTCGGGGCCGCGTTCCGCAACGTAACGGCCGTCGATCTATTGGCCGGTCAATTGGCCGATGCCGAGTCGCAGCACGGCGCCTTGGTGCGAATCCAGCACGTGGTTCAGGCCTGTCAGCCGCTCTGGCAAGCCGATCCGCGGAATATCGGCGTCCGGTTTGCCGACACGATGATCATCGGCATCCCGCCAGGGGAAGTGCCGGCCGAGCGCGAACGCGTCAAGGCGGCACTGCTCACCGCGGCGACCAGCCGCATTCACGCCAACGGGCAGTACACGGGCAAGGCCGACGCCGTTGCCACGAGCGATCCACATCGGATCTATGTCCTCCGGCGCACCCATGGCGCGTGTTTGCACTACCTCAGCGAGGTCCACGAGGGTCACGCCGCCTACGAGGAATGGCAGCGGATGGGCGGCCATCCGCTCCACCTGTTCGCCCCGGAAATCGTGGCCAACATGCCCTCGATTATCCCGCAGCAGAGGGTAGATGATGGCGAGCTGGCGTTCGCGCTCGGGGTGGCTTATGGCTGGATCGCCAACCGTGGGCCCTGGTGGTATGCCAACCTGGCCGCCGATGCTCTGGGCTCGAACCGCCTGGTTTGTCGCCTGAACAGCCACTGGGACGGGGTCGCCTTCCAGGGCCAGCAGCCCACGGTCGAAAACGGTGCACTCCAAACGCTCCTGGGGACCGGGCGCCTGGTCTACGAAGCTCGCGACGACATGGTCGCTACCGATCGGCTCGCTCAAGGCATGGAGAACGCTGCCCGAGCTGTGATGCAGGACCCGCAGATGATCGAGCTGATTCTCAATACCTTCGACGAACTGCGGGCCGCCGCCGGCGACGTGAAGGTTGCCGAGGAAGTGGCCGGCTATGTGGCATCCCTGCGCAAGCGGATGCGCAGCAGCGACAAGAATTTCGATCTGGTGATGAGGATGTCCGACACGCTTCAGCGCCGTGTCGGCGAGCTGTGCCGCGACTAG
- a CDS encoding reverse transcriptase/maturase family protein, whose translation MKRHGGLWCEVVAFENLLRAFRKARRGKCQRRDVERFSFRYELELATLQRELVAGTYQPGPLRTFILHDGKPRRISAAPFRDRVVHHALCNVIEPIFERRFIDDSYASRQGKGVHAAIRRYQQFARGHPYVLKCDVSKFFPSVDHHVLLRLLARKLKDRDVLDLARRIVANSSPALATDAGLRGLPIGNQTSQFFGNVYLDPLDHFVKERLRCRSYLRYVDDFVLLGDDTHQLAGFREAIAEFLASLRLQLHPQKRAISRTGDGLRLLGYRVWPRHSRLTREGVLRARRRLRRYQRWYAAGRLTGAELTQRVRAWLGHALHASPESFRRDLLGDIVFTRSPAD comes from the coding sequence ATGAAACGCCACGGTGGCTTATGGTGCGAGGTGGTGGCGTTCGAGAATCTCTTGCGGGCGTTTCGCAAGGCCCGCCGGGGGAAATGCCAGCGCCGCGATGTCGAGCGTTTTTCGTTTCGCTATGAACTGGAATTGGCGACACTCCAACGTGAGCTGGTCGCCGGGACGTACCAGCCGGGCCCGCTACGGACGTTCATCCTCCACGACGGCAAGCCGCGGCGGATCAGTGCCGCGCCGTTTCGCGATCGCGTCGTGCATCACGCCCTGTGCAACGTGATCGAGCCGATCTTCGAGCGGAGGTTTATCGACGACAGCTATGCCAGCCGGCAGGGAAAAGGGGTCCACGCGGCAATTCGCCGCTACCAGCAATTCGCTCGCGGCCACCCGTATGTTCTGAAGTGCGACGTCAGCAAGTTCTTTCCGAGCGTGGATCATCACGTGCTGCTGCGGTTGTTGGCCCGCAAGCTGAAAGACCGAGACGTGTTGGATCTCGCGCGCCGGATCGTCGCCAACAGCAGCCCGGCCCTGGCAACCGACGCGGGCCTTCGCGGCCTGCCGATCGGCAATCAGACGAGCCAGTTCTTCGGCAACGTCTACCTCGATCCGCTGGATCATTTTGTCAAGGAGCGGCTCCGTTGCCGGAGCTACCTGCGGTATGTCGACGACTTTGTGCTCCTCGGTGACGATACCCATCAACTGGCCGGGTTTCGCGAGGCGATTGCCGAGTTTCTCGCGAGCCTGCGCTTGCAGCTTCATCCCCAGAAGCGCGCCATCAGCCGCACCGGAGATGGGCTGCGACTGCTGGGCTACCGAGTCTGGCCGCGACACAGCCGGCTGACGCGCGAGGGGGTGCTGCGAGCGCGGCGCAGATTACGCCGGTATCAGCGGTGGTATGCCGCGGGCCGGTTGACCGGGGCCGAGCTGACCCAACGAGTGCGTGCCTGGCTGGGACATGCCCTCCATGCCAGCCCGGAGAGCTTTCGTCGCGATCTGCTCGGCGATATTGTGTTCACCAGGTCACCCGCCGATTGA